TCGATCCCGTACGGCTTCACCAGCGGCTGGCCGACGCCAAGCCCGGCCGGCACCCAGTCGGCGTTGGAGTACAGCTTGTTGTACAGGTCGACCAGCGCCTGCTGGCGCGGCACGCCGACGTCGAACTCCACCGTCACCACTGCCATGCCGGCGCGGCTCATCGAGTAGACGTGCTTGACGCCCTTGATCTCGGCGACCTTCTGCTCCAGCGGAAAGCTCACCAGGTTCTCGACGCTCTGCACGCTGGCGCCCGGGTACGGCACCAGCACGTTGGCCATGGTCACTTCGATCTGCGGGTCTTCCTCCTTGGGCGTGATGATCGCCGCGGCGATGCCCAGCAGCAGTCCGGCCAGCGCCAGCAAGGGCGTGATCTGCGAGGCCTGGAACGCCCGCGCGATACGCCCGGAGATACCCAGCCGGGTAGGCTCATTCATGGGTGGACGCACCGCTGGAGGGCCGGCCGGCGGCGTGCCGCGCGACCAGCCAGGCACGGGCCGCCTGCGGGTCGCGGGCCACGCGTTCGCCGTCGTCGAGCCCGGCCAGGATCTCGACGTGGTCGCCGTCCTGCGGGCCGATGCGCAGCTGGCGCAGGCTCACCCCGTACGCGTCGAGCGCGTAGACGCCGACCAGCTCGCCGCGCCGCACCAGCGTCGAGGCGGGCAGCAGCAGGCGCTTCGCCGCGCCGGTGGCGAACGCCACCTTCACCGTCATGCCCGGATACAGGCCACCGTTGTCTGCCGGCAACGGCAGCCGCACGTTGAACGTGTGGGTCTGCGGGTCGGCGTAGGGAAACACCTCGACCGCGCCGGCCGCGATGCGCCGCTCGCCGCGCAGCACCTGCGCCGAGTGGAACTGGCGGATCGCCTCGACCGCGCTCTGCGGCACCTGCACGTTGACCCGCAACTGGTCCAGCGCCTGCAGCTGGATCAGCGGCTGCGGCGACGGCGGCCCGGCCTGCACCGCCTCACCCACGTGCACGAAACGACGCGTGATGATGCCGGCGAACGGCGCGCGCAGCACGGTGTAGTCCAGCTGCTGGCCGACGTTCGCCAGCTGGGCGCGCGCGGCATCCAGCGCCGCGCGCGCCGCATCGCGCGCCGCGCGCTGCTGGTCCATCTGCGCGGCGGACACGTAGCCTTTCGCATAGACCGCCTCGATGCGCCCGAACGACGCCTGCGCCTCCTTGTAGCTCGCCTCGGCCGAGGCGAGCTGTGCCCGGGCGGCCTGGCGCGCGGACTGCTGCTCCACGTCGCTGAAGCGCACCAGCACGTCGCCCTTGGCCACCACGTCGTTGACGTCGTACGGCAGTTCGCGCACGCGCGCATTGGTCTGCGCGGTGATCGTCACCTGCTGCACGGCCTCGACCACGCCGTCCCAGAGCTGCTGCCGCGGCGCGTCCTCCGCGCGCACGACGATCGCCGCCAGCGCCGGCGGTTTCGCCGCGGCGTCGCCGGCGTTCGGCTTGCCGCCGCAGCCGGCGAGCAGGCCCAGCGCGAGCAGCGCGGCGGGCAGCGAGCGGAGGTGGCGCATGCTCATGCGGCCTCGTCGATCATCCGCATGGTCGCGCTTTCGACCTCCTGCGCGATCGCGGCCAGCTGCGCGTCGGACGAGAGCATGCCGAGCATCGGCACCGGCTTGATCATGCCGATGCGCGTGTCGCCGTTCTCGGTGTACACCGAGATGCGGCAGGGCAGCGCCATGTTGAGACGCAGGTCGGTGGCCAGCACGCTGGCGGCGTGGCGCGGGCTGCACACCTCGAACACCTTGCATTGCCCGGCGAACGCGAAGCCCTTGCTGCGCAAGGTGGCGCCCAGGTCGTGCACGTGCAGCACGCCGAACTGGTGGCGACTGACGGCGGCGTCGAGATCGCTGACCGCGTCCTCGAAGGATTTTGTCGATTCCACGATGTAGTACATGTTGGTTGCCTCTCTCGCGCGCGGCGCGGTTATGACTTGATCGCGCAGGCCGGCTTCAGGCCGAGCTTGCGCAGGATGATGGCCAGCGGGCAGAGGCCGCTGAAGGCGGACTGGAACAGGTTGAACCCGACGAAGGCGGTCAGCCACAACCAGCCGGGCGACACGAAGTGGGCGAGGCCCAGGCTGATCAGGATCACCGCGCCGGCAAAGGCTCGTACCGCGTTTTCGATAGTCATGTTGTTCTCCTGCAGTGGATGGAGGGTGGCGCGGCGCGTTGGCCCCTCATGGGGCAGTCTCGCCGCGGGCGGTCATGGGGCCGGCGTCTCGTCGGCCTTGACGTCCGGCTTCAGGCGCTCGATGCCGAACGCCTCCATGATGGTTTTCTCGTAGATCGGGTCGGCCTGGCCCTTGCGCATCTTGCGCAGGAAGTACTTCTCGTAGGCAACCTTGGCCAGGTGCACCCACTTGCCGGTCATCGCCTTGGTCACGTTGCGCGGCGGAATCTGCGGCAACGCGATGAAGGCGAAGCCGCGGTCGCCCATGTCGGCCAGGCACATCGCGTTCCAGGTAGCGCGCGCATGCGGCGGCTTGCCGGCGATGGCGTCGCGCAGGTTGTGCGCGATGGCGGTGACCATCGACTCGATCATCAGCCCGGTCTTGGGCGCGCCGGTGGGTACCGGGGTGACCTCGACCGGCGGAATGGCCACGCACACGCCGGCGGCGTAGACGTTGGGGTAGGCGGGGTTGCGCTGAAACTCGTCGATCAGCACGAAGCCGCCTGGATTGACCAGGCCCTCGACCTCCTTCACCGCGTCGACGCCGGCGAACGAGGGCAGCAGCATCGAGAAGGCAAACGGCAGGTTGTGTTCCTGCTGCAGCTGGCCGCGTTCATCCAGTTGCTCGACATGCATCGCACCGGATTCGACCGAGCGCACCCGCGCGTTGGTGATCCACTTGATGTGGCGCTGGCGCAGTTCCGATTCGAGCAGTCCCTTGGAGTCGCCGATGCCGCCCAGGCCCATGTGGCCGATGTACGGTTCGGCGGTGACATAGGTCATCGGCACCCGGTCGCGCAGCTTGCGCCGGCGCAGGTCGGTGTCCACGATCATCGCAAACTCGTAGGCGGGGCCGAAGCAGCTGGCGCCCTGCGCCGCGCTGATCACGATCGGCCCCGGGTGCTTGAGGAACTCCTGATAGGCCAGCCAGGCCCGGTGCGCGTGCGGGCCGGTGCAGATCGACTGCGTGTAGCCTTCCGGCCCGCTGCCCGGTACCCGCTCGAACGCCAGGCGCGGCCCGGTGGTGATCACCAGGTAGTCGTAATCCAGCTTGCGCCCGTCGCCCAGTTCGATCTGGTGGTCGGCCGGGTGCACCTTGCTGGCACCGGCGTCGATAAAACGGATGTCGCGCCGGGCCAGCGGCTGGGCGACGTCCACCCGGATCTCGTCCTGCCCGCGCCAGCCCACCGCCACCCAGGGGTTGGAAGGCGTGAAGTTGAACTGCGGCCCTTCGCCGATCACGGTGATCGCGTGCCCACTGCCCACGGTGTCGCGGATCTCGTAGGCCGCCGACATGCCGCCCAGGCCTGCTCCAAGGATGACGATGTTTGCCATGGCTCGACACTCCTCTGGGGTGTGTGGAAACGGGACTGCTCATCTCGGCTGGAGCCGACTGCCACGGTAGGCGCCTATGCGTTGCGACAGCTTGACCAGGGTCAATATTTCTAATAGAAGAATCTACATTAGGCATAGCTTATTTAGATAGCTGTGCTAAAGTCAAGCCCTACACCCAGCAGACAGCACCGACCCGGAGGCGCAGCCATGCCGTTACCGAACCATGCGGATCTGGGCGCCATGCGCGCCTGCGCCGATGATGCGTCGCGCCTGCTCAAGGCGCTCGGCAACGCCCAGCGCCTGCGCGTGCTGTGCCTGCTGGTCGACCGCGAGATGTCGGTGGGGCAGATCAACGAGCAGT
This genomic stretch from Rhodanobacter thiooxydans harbors:
- a CDS encoding NAD(P)/FAD-dependent oxidoreductase, translating into MANIVILGAGLGGMSAAYEIRDTVGSGHAITVIGEGPQFNFTPSNPWVAVGWRGQDEIRVDVAQPLARRDIRFIDAGASKVHPADHQIELGDGRKLDYDYLVITTGPRLAFERVPGSGPEGYTQSICTGPHAHRAWLAYQEFLKHPGPIVISAAQGASCFGPAYEFAMIVDTDLRRRKLRDRVPMTYVTAEPYIGHMGLGGIGDSKGLLESELRQRHIKWITNARVRSVESGAMHVEQLDERGQLQQEHNLPFAFSMLLPSFAGVDAVKEVEGLVNPGGFVLIDEFQRNPAYPNVYAAGVCVAIPPVEVTPVPTGAPKTGLMIESMVTAIAHNLRDAIAGKPPHARATWNAMCLADMGDRGFAFIALPQIPPRNVTKAMTGKWVHLAKVAYEKYFLRKMRKGQADPIYEKTIMEAFGIERLKPDVKADETPAP
- a CDS encoding efflux RND transporter periplasmic adaptor subunit encodes the protein MSMRHLRSLPAALLALGLLAGCGGKPNAGDAAAKPPALAAIVVRAEDAPRQQLWDGVVEAVQQVTITAQTNARVRELPYDVNDVVAKGDVLVRFSDVEQQSARQAARAQLASAEASYKEAQASFGRIEAVYAKGYVSAAQMDQQRAARDAARAALDAARAQLANVGQQLDYTVLRAPFAGIITRRFVHVGEAVQAGPPSPQPLIQLQALDQLRVNVQVPQSAVEAIRQFHSAQVLRGERRIAAGAVEVFPYADPQTHTFNVRLPLPADNGGLYPGMTVKVAFATGAAKRLLLPASTLVRRGELVGVYALDAYGVSLRQLRIGPQDGDHVEILAGLDDGERVARDPQAARAWLVARHAAGRPSSGASTHE
- a CDS encoding DUF302 domain-containing protein, whose product is MYYIVESTKSFEDAVSDLDAAVSRHQFGVLHVHDLGATLRSKGFAFAGQCKVFEVCSPRHAASVLATDLRLNMALPCRISVYTENGDTRIGMIKPVPMLGMLSSDAQLAAIAQEVESATMRMIDEAA
- a CDS encoding YgaP family membrane protein, with translation MTIENAVRAFAGAVILISLGLAHFVSPGWLWLTAFVGFNLFQSAFSGLCPLAIILRKLGLKPACAIKS